Proteins from a genomic interval of Trifolium pratense cultivar HEN17-A07 linkage group LG6, ARS_RC_1.1, whole genome shotgun sequence:
- the LOC123889691 gene encoding protein METHYLENE BLUE SENSITIVITY 1-like, with protein sequence MTGKAKPKKHTAKEIQAKVDAALTNRGGGKAGLLDRIGVEKGGHAKWECPHCKITAPDVKSMQIHHDARHPKIPFEEEKLVNRHASTVPESSKPRPGVRGSLKK encoded by the coding sequence ATGACGGGAAAAGCGAAGCCAAAGAAGCATACGGCGAAGGAGATCCAAGCAAAGGTGGACGCAGCGTTGACCAATCGCGGCGGCGGAAAAGCCGGTTTGCTTGATCGGATCGGTGTTGAAAAAGGAGGACACGCAAAGTGGGAGTGCCCTCACTGCAAAATTACAGCGCCTGATGTGAAATCGATGCAGATTCATCACGATGCTCGTCATCCAAAGATCCCTTTTGAGGAAGAAAAGCTCGTGAATCGTCATGCATCAACTGTTCCTGAATCTTCTAAGCCTCGCCCTGGTGTTCGTGGTAGCCTCAAAAAATGA